From one Planktothrix agardhii NIES-204 genomic stretch:
- a CDS encoding two-component response regulator, whose amino-acid sequence MNTVMVVEDSVTQREMICGLLKENGLQVSIATDGVEALEEVQKNPPDLMVLDIVMPRMNGYELCRRLKSDPKTRDIAIVMCSSKGEEFDRYWGMKQGADAYIAKPFQPSELIGTVKQLLR is encoded by the coding sequence ATGAATACAGTTATGGTTGTCGAAGATAGTGTCACTCAACGGGAGATGATTTGTGGTCTTCTCAAGGAAAATGGGTTACAAGTCAGTATCGCCACCGACGGTGTGGAAGCACTTGAAGAAGTGCAAAAAAACCCCCCCGATTTAATGGTGCTAGATATTGTTATGCCCAGGATGAACGGCTATGAACTCTGTCGTCGCCTAAAATCCGATCCCAAAACCCGAGATATTGCCATTGTCATGTGTTCTTCTAAGGGGGAAGAATTTGACCGCTATTGGGGGATGAAACAGGGGGCAGATGCTTATATTGCTAAACCCTTTCAACCCAGTGAACTCATCGGAACCGTTAAACAGTTACTTAGATAA
- a CDS encoding CheW protein: MVGNSDFLTGQGTDSPEFQELATPEGEPHLRFFVPSRNEFAIPAIGIREVLFQSPDRMTPIPNVSPLLLGTFNLRGRVIWVADLGQFLGDATPLNTDRTEIHVIAVEDQDIILGLAVDEVNDMAWLDPDKMQMPTQVSDSMTPFIKGEWQVGTEGSVLRLLDQIAILRSARWAT, encoded by the coding sequence ATGGTTGGGAATTCTGATTTTTTAACCGGGCAAGGAACAGACAGTCCAGAATTTCAAGAACTGGCAACCCCCGAAGGCGAACCCCATCTTCGCTTTTTCGTCCCTTCACGGAATGAATTTGCCATTCCCGCCATCGGGATTCGGGAGGTACTCTTTCAATCGCCAGATCGGATGACCCCGATTCCTAATGTTTCCCCCCTGTTGCTGGGAACCTTCAATCTCAGGGGTCGAGTGATTTGGGTCGCTGATTTAGGGCAATTTTTAGGGGATGCAACCCCCTTAAATACGGATCGAACAGAGATCCATGTTATTGCCGTTGAAGATCAAGACATTATATTAGGATTAGCTGTTGATGAAGTCAATGACATGGCATGGCTTGACCCTGATAAAATGCAAATGCCCACCCAAGTCAGTGATAGTATGACTCCTTTTATCAAAGGAGAGTGGCAAGTTGGAACTGAAGGCAGCGTCCTGCGACTTTTAGACCAAATTGCAATTCTGCGATCGGCTCGTTGGGCAACGTGA